A portion of the Bacillus thuringiensis genome contains these proteins:
- a CDS encoding amidohydrolase: protein MKILLKQAIVYPITSPKFQGDVLVTGERITEVKPFIQPTQDMTVIDARALHLLPGFIDVHTHLGLYDEGTGWAGNDANETSEVSTPHIRSLDGIHPLDIAFQDAVQNGITTVHVMPGSQNIIGGTTCVIKTAGTCIDHMIIQEPAGLKIAFGENPKKVHSNGTKESITRMGIMGLLRESFYEAQHYGHEADFRMLPILKALRREIPVRIHAHRADDISSALRFATEFNLDLRIEHCTEGHFLVEELSKHNLKVSVGPTLTRRSKIELKNKTWDTYHILSKNGVEVSITTDHPYTPIQYLNICAAVAVREGLDEKTALEGITIFPARNLRLEDRIGSIEVGKDADLVLWTHHPFHYLAKPVLTMIDGKIIYKKNKKN from the coding sequence ATGAAAATATTGCTCAAACAAGCCATTGTATACCCTATTACATCTCCAAAGTTTCAAGGCGATGTACTCGTTACAGGAGAGCGAATTACCGAGGTCAAACCTTTTATTCAACCTACTCAAGATATGACCGTTATAGATGCACGAGCACTCCATCTCTTACCTGGCTTTATTGATGTCCATACTCACCTTGGTCTCTATGATGAAGGTACTGGTTGGGCTGGAAATGATGCCAATGAAACATCTGAAGTTTCAACACCACATATTCGTTCTTTAGATGGAATCCATCCTCTCGATATCGCCTTTCAAGACGCTGTACAAAATGGAATTACAACCGTTCACGTTATGCCTGGCAGTCAAAATATTATCGGGGGTACTACTTGTGTAATAAAAACAGCTGGAACTTGTATTGATCATATGATTATTCAAGAACCTGCTGGTTTAAAGATTGCCTTTGGAGAAAACCCTAAAAAAGTCCATAGTAATGGAACAAAAGAATCCATAACACGTATGGGGATTATGGGGTTACTTCGGGAATCATTCTATGAAGCACAACACTACGGGCACGAAGCTGATTTTCGAATGCTTCCTATTTTAAAAGCATTACGTCGTGAAATACCCGTACGTATCCACGCTCACAGAGCAGATGATATTAGTTCTGCGCTACGCTTTGCAACGGAATTCAACCTCGATCTACGTATTGAACATTGTACAGAAGGACACTTTCTTGTTGAAGAGCTTTCGAAACACAATTTGAAGGTTTCAGTTGGTCCCACTCTGACACGCCGTTCTAAAATCGAACTAAAAAACAAGACATGGGATACTTATCATATATTATCCAAAAATGGTGTGGAAGTTTCTATAACAACAGACCATCCTTATACACCCATTCAATATTTAAATATTTGTGCTGCTGTCGCAGTAAGAGAAGGGTTAGACGAGAAAACAGCACTAGAAGGAATCACCATATTCCCAGCGCGAAATTTGCGTTTAGAGGATAGAATTGGAAGCATCGAGGTTGGAAAAGACGCCGATCTCGTGTTATGGACTCATCATCCTTTCCATTATTTAGCCAAGCCTGTACTAACTATGATTGATGGAAAAATAATTTACAAAAAAAATAAAAAAAACTAG
- a CDS encoding TIGR01777 family oxidoreductase, producing MKIAISGGTGFIGKYLSTFFVQKGYTVYILTRKKTTKTSAPNLQYVQWTPDLQTFPLSSIDVVINLAGESINSRWTKKQKKAILNSRIQTTKGIIKQLQALHTKPHTFINASAIGYYGTSEIESFTEQQETPGNDFLAETVFLWEQEAAKAFSLGIRTIYTRFGVVLGADGGALPKMLLPYQFYIGGTIGSGKQWLSWIHIDDVVRMMDFIIHKKEIDGPLNMTAPTPIRMKEFGKNIATATRKPHWLPVPSFMLHALLGEMSILVLEGQHVLPSKAIKHGYQYTFPAIDHALQNILSHTM from the coding sequence GTGAAAATCGCAATTTCTGGTGGTACAGGCTTTATCGGTAAATATCTTTCTACTTTTTTTGTTCAAAAAGGATATACTGTTTACATCCTCACACGAAAAAAAACTACTAAAACTTCCGCCCCTAACCTTCAGTATGTTCAATGGACACCAGATTTACAAACCTTCCCCCTCTCTTCTATTGATGTCGTTATTAATCTAGCCGGAGAGTCTATTAATAGTAGATGGACAAAGAAACAAAAGAAAGCCATTTTAAACAGTAGAATTCAAACAACAAAAGGAATCATTAAACAATTACAGGCACTCCATACAAAACCACATACATTTATTAATGCAAGTGCTATTGGATACTACGGAACATCTGAAATAGAGTCTTTTACTGAGCAACAAGAAACTCCCGGAAATGACTTTTTAGCAGAAACAGTATTTTTATGGGAGCAAGAAGCAGCTAAAGCATTTTCTCTCGGAATAAGAACAATTTACACAAGATTTGGCGTTGTATTAGGTGCAGATGGCGGAGCCTTGCCAAAAATGTTACTTCCCTATCAATTCTATATCGGCGGCACCATTGGTTCTGGGAAGCAATGGTTATCATGGATTCATATAGACGATGTCGTTCGTATGATGGATTTCATCATACACAAAAAAGAAATTGATGGCCCTCTTAATATGACAGCACCAACACCTATAAGAATGAAGGAATTTGGGAAAAACATCGCTACTGCAACGAGAAAACCACATTGGCTACCTGTCCCTTCATTTATGCTTCACGCCTTATTAGGTGAGATGAGCATACTTGTACTAGAAGGGCAACACGTATTACCTAGTAAAGCAATTAAACATGGATACCAATACACATTTCCGGCAATAGACCATGCATTACAAAATATACTTTCGCATACAATGTAG
- the recX gene encoding recombination regulator RecX produces MAVITKIEVQKRSKERFNIYIDKGQGEEYGFSVDQVILMKHGLQKGLEIDEIELGNILYNEEVQKAYLQAISYLSYQMRTKQEIEDFLRKKEVGQAIISEVVSKLLHDRYINDKEYAVLYTRTQSNVNRKGPTVIKRELLNKGVQDLIIMHSLQEYPKEKQIENALFLIEKKKKSYQKHSFLQMKLKLDEMLVRKGYSREVIQICLEELKDERDDEKQQEALHYHGNKYYEKYKKHDGWTFENKMKQALYRKGFSIDEIEVFLQMKREEG; encoded by the coding sequence ATGGCTGTCATTACAAAAATAGAAGTACAAAAACGATCGAAAGAACGATTTAATATTTATATTGATAAAGGTCAAGGCGAAGAGTACGGGTTTAGTGTGGATCAAGTAATCTTAATGAAACATGGATTACAAAAAGGCTTAGAAATTGATGAAATAGAGTTAGGAAATATTTTGTACAATGAAGAGGTACAAAAAGCATATTTACAAGCAATCTCCTATTTATCCTATCAAATGAGAACAAAACAAGAAATAGAAGATTTTTTACGAAAAAAAGAAGTGGGACAGGCCATCATCTCTGAAGTCGTTTCGAAATTATTACATGACCGATATATTAATGATAAAGAGTACGCTGTTTTATATACGCGAACGCAAAGTAATGTGAATCGAAAAGGTCCAACTGTTATTAAAAGAGAGTTGTTAAATAAAGGTGTTCAAGATTTAATTATTATGCACAGTTTACAAGAATATCCGAAGGAAAAGCAAATTGAGAATGCCTTGTTTCTCATAGAAAAGAAGAAAAAATCTTATCAAAAGCATTCTTTTTTACAAATGAAGCTAAAGTTAGATGAGATGCTTGTTCGAAAAGGATATTCTAGAGAAGTAATTCAAATTTGTTTGGAAGAATTGAAAGACGAAAGAGATGACGAAAAGCAACAAGAAGCGTTACACTATCATGGGAATAAATATTATGAGAAATATAAGAAGCATGATGGCTGGACATTTGAAAACAAGATGAAACAAGCGTTATATCGAAAAGGATTCTCTATTGATGAGATAGAGGTATTTTTACAAATGAAACGTGAAGAGGGATGA
- a CDS encoding YfhH family protein, whose protein sequence is MNMPKRYSEMTPHELREEIGDLKEQAIKAEQLGIVNEFDVLMRKMAMARAYMTDINKFHIGETYELIEEPGVLFKITYFNGVFAWGYKQNDNEEIGIPISLLQEK, encoded by the coding sequence ATGAATATGCCAAAACGCTATAGTGAAATGACACCACATGAGCTTAGAGAAGAAATTGGAGATTTGAAGGAGCAAGCAATAAAGGCTGAGCAGCTTGGAATTGTAAATGAGTTCGATGTATTAATGAGAAAGATGGCAATGGCTCGCGCCTATATGACGGATATAAACAAATTTCATATTGGTGAAACATATGAATTAATAGAAGAACCTGGTGTATTATTTAAAATTACGTACTTCAATGGGGTATTTGCTTGGGGTTATAAGCAAAATGATAATGAAGAGATTGGCATACCAATTTCCTTATTGCAAGAAAAATAA
- a CDS encoding YpzG family protein, whose amino-acid sequence MSYRDRLDSRSELFNHTWTRPKHAKAQVNGQTQQTQSLIILANECKKRQF is encoded by the coding sequence ATGAGCTACCGTGATCGTTTAGATAGTCGTTCTGAATTATTTAACCATACGTGGACTCGTCCGAAACATGCGAAAGCGCAAGTTAACGGACAGACGCAACAAACCCAGTCTCTCATTATATTGGCCAACGAATGTAAAAAACGCCAATTTTAG
- a CDS encoding small, acid-soluble spore protein K encodes MGKQAEFWSESINNSKIDGQPKAKSRFASKRPNGTINTHPQERMRAANQQEE; translated from the coding sequence ATGGGTAAACAAGCCGAATTTTGGTCTGAGTCAATAAACAACAGCAAAATCGACGGTCAGCCGAAAGCGAAATCACGCTTCGCTTCGAAGCGACCTAACGGCACAATTAACACGCACCCACAAGAACGTATGCGTGCTGCAAATCAGCAGGAAGAGTAA
- a CDS encoding YfhJ family protein, translating to MNDIYEALTKELLDKNDKLSYGQARAWVELLWEDFQTTYAKSGRYHGEEMTEQVVRSWINNHGVRLHEMRTNNPKYSHLINQEDHLKH from the coding sequence ATGAATGATATTTATGAAGCATTAACGAAAGAATTATTAGACAAGAATGACAAGCTCTCTTACGGACAAGCTCGTGCGTGGGTTGAATTACTTTGGGAAGATTTTCAAACAACTTATGCAAAATCAGGGCGTTATCACGGTGAGGAAATGACTGAGCAAGTGGTACGATCATGGATTAATAATCATGGTGTACGCCTTCATGAAATGCGTACAAACAATCCGAAGTATAGCCATTTAATTAATCAAGAAGATCATTTGAAACATTAA
- a CDS encoding metal-dependent hydrolase, which yields MDTATHLVMGITLGSLATLDPAIAQSDIGPQAVMLATIAGSNIPDIDTVLKLRNNAKYIRNHRGVTHSIPAVILWSFLISGISFAFFSDAPYLHLLLWSFIAVFLHVFVDIFNAYGTQALRPFTKKWVALGVINTFDTVIFFIHILAIACMLVGSHKGYTALAAYILMIVYYIGRIMMHRNIRSVVHKRFKNVEKIIISPSYRFYHYHLAVVTADYYYVARWHRGNIMIYDKFDRVPFPDNDIMRAAKQDENISAFLSFSPVYRWDIFDHDHYYEVRFIDLRYRSKDYYPFVAIVQLDHNLNIINSYTGWIFSEEKLRKKLELLPH from the coding sequence ATGGACACAGCCACTCACCTTGTTATGGGTATCACTTTAGGTAGCTTAGCAACATTAGATCCAGCCATAGCACAAAGTGATATTGGCCCACAAGCTGTTATGCTTGCTACAATTGCTGGTTCCAACATTCCTGACATTGACACAGTTTTAAAATTGCGTAATAACGCTAAATATATAAGAAATCATCGCGGAGTTACTCATTCCATTCCCGCGGTAATTCTTTGGTCATTCCTTATAAGTGGCATCTCTTTCGCCTTCTTTTCAGACGCTCCATATCTTCATCTACTACTTTGGTCATTTATTGCAGTCTTCCTTCACGTCTTTGTAGATATTTTCAACGCCTATGGTACACAAGCATTACGGCCTTTCACAAAAAAATGGGTCGCACTCGGCGTGATAAATACATTCGATACCGTAATTTTCTTTATCCATATACTTGCAATTGCTTGCATGCTCGTCGGTTCTCATAAAGGATACACTGCCTTAGCAGCATATATATTAATGATTGTTTACTATATCGGACGAATTATGATGCACAGAAATATAAGAAGCGTTGTACACAAACGTTTCAAAAATGTCGAAAAGATTATCATTTCTCCTTCTTACCGATTTTATCATTATCATTTAGCAGTCGTTACAGCTGATTATTACTACGTTGCGAGATGGCACCGTGGTAATATCATGATATATGACAAGTTCGATCGGGTACCGTTCCCAGACAATGATATTATGCGAGCAGCTAAACAAGATGAAAACATCTCGGCCTTCCTATCTTTCTCTCCTGTATATCGCTGGGATATTTTTGATCATGATCATTATTACGAAGTACGATTCATTGATTTACGGTATCGAAGTAAAGATTATTATCCATTTGTCGCGATTGTTCAGCTCGACCATAATTTAAATATTATTAATTCCTATACAGGATGGATTTTTAGTGAAGAAAAACTTCGAAAAAAACTGGAATTACTTCCACATTAA
- the mutY gene encoding A/G-specific adenine glycosylase encodes MTLEILKNFNIEQFQNDLIGWFEEEQRDLPWRKNKDPYRVWVSEIMLQQTRVEAVKPYYANFMGKFPTLEALANADDEEVLKAWEGLGYYSRARNLHAAVKEVKEVYGGVVPSDVKKIEKLKGVGPYTKGAILSIAYGIPEPAVDGNVMRVLSRILSVWDDIAKPKTRKVFEEIVREIISVENPSYFNQGLMELGALICIPKNPSCLLCPVREHCRGYAEGVQKELPVKSKAKAPTMVPLVAGVLQTEDGRYVINKRPSSGLLANMWEFPNIELGEGIRSQKEQLIDYMKEKFELSISIDEYAMNVQHTFTHRTWDIFVFYGKVTGDIVETDTLKLVSKEAFEQLPFSKSHRTIYESCVEKITMQ; translated from the coding sequence TTGACACTTGAAATACTAAAAAATTTTAATATAGAGCAGTTTCAAAATGATTTAATTGGTTGGTTTGAAGAGGAGCAGCGCGACTTACCATGGAGAAAAAATAAAGATCCATACCGCGTTTGGGTTTCTGAGATTATGTTACAGCAAACAAGAGTAGAAGCTGTAAAACCATATTACGCAAATTTTATGGGGAAGTTTCCTACACTTGAAGCGTTAGCGAACGCAGATGATGAAGAAGTATTAAAAGCATGGGAAGGTTTAGGATATTATTCTAGAGCGCGTAATTTACATGCGGCAGTAAAAGAGGTAAAAGAAGTATACGGCGGGGTTGTACCGAGTGATGTAAAGAAAATTGAAAAGTTAAAAGGTGTCGGACCATATACAAAAGGCGCTATTTTAAGTATCGCATATGGTATACCAGAGCCGGCAGTTGATGGAAATGTTATGCGTGTATTATCTCGCATTTTATCAGTATGGGATGATATTGCAAAACCAAAGACTCGAAAAGTTTTTGAAGAGATTGTGCGTGAAATTATTTCAGTAGAAAACCCATCTTATTTTAATCAAGGATTGATGGAATTAGGTGCACTGATTTGCATTCCTAAAAATCCATCTTGCTTACTTTGTCCTGTACGTGAGCATTGCAGGGGATATGCTGAAGGTGTTCAAAAAGAACTACCAGTAAAAAGTAAAGCGAAAGCTCCTACAATGGTACCGCTTGTTGCAGGAGTACTTCAAACTGAAGATGGTCGTTACGTTATTAATAAACGTCCAAGTAGCGGATTATTAGCTAATATGTGGGAGTTTCCGAATATTGAACTTGGCGAAGGGATTCGAAGTCAGAAAGAACAGCTTATAGATTATATGAAGGAAAAGTTTGAGCTTTCGATTTCTATTGATGAGTACGCAATGAATGTACAACATACATTTACTCATCGTACTTGGGATATATTTGTATTTTACGGAAAAGTAACCGGTGATATTGTTGAAACAGATACATTGAAACTTGTATCGAAAGAAGCATTTGAGCAGTTACCTTTCTCTAAATCGCATCGTACGATTTATGAGAGTTGTGTTGAGAAAATTACAATGCAATAA
- a CDS encoding gamma-type small acid-soluble spore protein: MSKKQQGYNKATSGASIQSTNASYGTEFATETNVQAVKQANAQSEAKKAQASGAQSANASYGTEFATETDVHAVKKQNAKSAAKQSQSSSSNE, from the coding sequence ATGAGTAAAAAACAACAAGGTTATAACAAGGCAACTTCTGGTGCTAGTATTCAAAGTACAAATGCTAGTTATGGTACAGAGTTTGCAACTGAAACAAATGTACAAGCAGTAAAACAAGCAAACGCACAATCAGAAGCAAAGAAAGCACAAGCTTCTGGTGCACAAAGTGCAAACGCTAGTTATGGTACAGAATTTGCAACTGAAACAGACGTGCATGCTGTGAAAAAACAAAATGCTAAGTCAGCTGCAAAACAATCACAATCTTCTAGCTCAAACGAGTAA
- a CDS encoding YgaB family protein, translated as MNDFDKLVGEQLETMDELLKLQSHLEKYQQIEMSEKDTCDKKDLHFIRQEIYRTEVALKLLHEKFEKQTNSVIKSFETEKMISNLG; from the coding sequence ATGAACGATTTTGATAAGTTGGTGGGAGAACAATTGGAAACGATGGATGAGCTGTTAAAATTGCAATCACACTTAGAGAAGTATCAGCAAATTGAAATGAGTGAAAAGGATACGTGCGATAAAAAAGACTTACATTTTATTCGCCAAGAAATATATAGAACAGAAGTAGCGTTGAAGCTATTACATGAAAAATTCGAAAAGCAAACGAATAGTGTGATAAAATCTTTTGAAACTGAAAAAATGATTTCAAATTTAGGATAA
- a CDS encoding DUF402 domain-containing protein translates to MGFPKEGEKVQIHSYKHNGSIHRMWEETTILKGTQSLVIGANDRTVVTESDGRTWITREPAICYFHANYWFNVIGMLREEGVYYYCNLSSPFAYDSEALKYIDYDLDIKVYPDMTYTLLDEDEYEKHSQIMQYPPVIDTILKRNVAHLTQWIHQRKGPFAPDFVDMWYERYLMYRN, encoded by the coding sequence ATGGGATTTCCCAAAGAAGGAGAAAAAGTACAAATACATAGTTATAAACATAATGGCTCCATTCATAGAATGTGGGAAGAAACAACAATTTTAAAAGGGACACAGAGTCTTGTGATCGGAGCGAATGATCGTACAGTAGTTACAGAATCGGATGGCCGAACATGGATTACGCGTGAACCAGCAATTTGTTATTTTCATGCCAACTATTGGTTTAATGTGATTGGGATGCTTAGGGAAGAGGGCGTATATTATTATTGTAATTTAAGCTCCCCTTTTGCGTATGATTCTGAAGCATTAAAGTATATTGATTATGATTTAGATATTAAAGTGTATCCAGATATGACATATACGCTTCTAGATGAAGATGAGTATGAAAAACATAGTCAAATTATGCAGTATCCACCTGTTATCGATACAATTTTAAAACGAAATGTAGCACATTTAACACAGTGGATTCATCAAAGAAAAGGTCCGTTCGCACCAGACTTCGTAGATATGTGGTATGAACGATATTTAATGTACAGAAATTAA
- a CDS encoding ABC transporter ATP-binding protein, with product MQGIKRYLQFVKPYRWLIAITIIIGLVKFGIPLIMPWLLKYIIDDVIQGGGSLQDKTSQLITAIGIAFFIFAILRPPIEYYRQYFAQRIANTILYDLRKYIFGHLQKLSLRYYSNTKTGEVISRVIHDVEQTKDFVITGLMNVWLDTATIAIAIIVMFSMNIKLTFVALLILPIYVIAVKYFFGRLRKLTKERSQALATMQGYLHERIQGMQVTRSFALEEYEGKQFEKRNNEFLTKALTHTSWTARTFSAVNTLTDLGPLLVIGFAAYEVIQGQLTLGTMVAFVGYMDSLYSPLRRLVNSSTTLTQSFASMDRVFELLDEKYDIVNVPNAVQTKKLNGEIVFDNVSFRYNADEKEILHNLSLTMQPGEKVALVGASGGGKSSLASLIPRFYDVSEGAVYVDGIDVRKYNMRNLRSNIGIVLQDNLLFSDTIGANILYGNPKATEQEVIAAAKAAQIHDFIIDLPDGYNTVVGERGVKLSGGQRQRVAIARVFLKNPSVLILDEATSALDLENERYIQEALQTLAADRTTIIIAHRLATITHVDTIIYIEDGEIKETGSHAELMRKRGFYYNLYQLQHITETAPLA from the coding sequence GTGCAGGGCATAAAAAGATATTTACAATTTGTTAAACCATATCGATGGCTTATCGCTATTACAATTATTATTGGACTAGTTAAGTTCGGTATCCCACTTATTATGCCGTGGTTATTAAAGTATATTATCGATGATGTAATTCAAGGCGGAGGTTCACTTCAAGATAAAACATCTCAATTAATAACAGCGATTGGAATTGCTTTTTTTATTTTTGCAATCTTAAGGCCACCGATTGAATATTATCGTCAATATTTCGCGCAGCGTATCGCAAATACAATACTGTATGATTTACGGAAGTATATTTTCGGTCACTTACAAAAGTTAAGTTTACGTTATTACTCCAATACAAAAACAGGAGAGGTTATTTCGCGCGTCATCCATGATGTAGAACAAACGAAAGATTTTGTAATTACTGGTTTGATGAACGTCTGGTTAGATACTGCAACAATTGCTATTGCCATCATTGTTATGTTTTCTATGAATATAAAATTAACATTTGTTGCGTTATTGATTTTACCTATTTATGTAATTGCAGTGAAATATTTTTTCGGACGTCTTCGGAAATTGACGAAAGAGCGTTCACAAGCGTTAGCGACGATGCAAGGGTATTTGCATGAACGTATTCAAGGGATGCAAGTGACACGTAGCTTTGCGTTAGAAGAGTATGAGGGGAAGCAGTTTGAAAAAAGAAATAATGAATTTTTAACGAAAGCATTAACCCATACAAGTTGGACGGCGAGAACATTTTCGGCAGTAAATACGTTAACAGATTTAGGTCCGTTACTTGTGATTGGTTTTGCAGCATATGAAGTAATTCAGGGGCAGTTAACGCTAGGAACGATGGTAGCTTTTGTTGGATATATGGATAGTTTATATAGTCCGCTTCGCCGCCTTGTTAATTCATCTACAACATTAACACAATCTTTTGCATCGATGGACCGAGTGTTTGAACTGTTAGATGAAAAATACGATATTGTTAATGTGCCAAATGCGGTACAAACGAAAAAATTAAATGGAGAAATTGTATTTGATAATGTTTCTTTTCGTTATAATGCAGATGAAAAAGAGATATTACACAACCTGTCATTAACTATGCAGCCTGGGGAGAAAGTAGCGCTCGTAGGAGCGAGTGGGGGAGGAAAGTCATCTCTTGCTAGTTTGATCCCGCGTTTCTATGATGTTTCTGAAGGTGCGGTTTATGTAGATGGGATAGATGTAAGAAAGTATAATATGAGAAATTTACGTAGTAATATTGGAATTGTACTGCAAGATAATTTATTGTTTAGCGATACAATTGGAGCTAATATTTTATATGGAAATCCGAAAGCTACAGAGCAAGAAGTGATTGCAGCTGCCAAAGCTGCGCAAATTCATGATTTTATTATAGACTTACCAGATGGTTATAATACTGTTGTTGGAGAACGTGGTGTGAAGCTATCGGGCGGGCAAAGACAACGCGTGGCAATTGCACGAGTGTTTCTAAAGAATCCGTCGGTCCTTATATTAGATGAAGCAACTTCGGCATTAGATTTAGAAAATGAAAGGTATATTCAAGAGGCGCTTCAGACGTTAGCTGCTGACCGGACGACGATTATAATCGCACATCGATTAGCGACGATTACGCATGTTGATACGATTATTTACATTGAAGACGGTGAGATTAAAGAGACTGGTTCTCATGCAGAGTTAATGCGAAAAAGAGGATTTTATTACAATTTATATCAACTTCAACATATAACAGAAACAGCTCCTTTAGCATAA
- a CDS encoding aromatic acid exporter family protein produces the protein MKLGARILKTGIAITLALFACILLQLPSPVFAGISAIFAVQPSVYRSYLTALEQIQANVIGAIFAIAFATAFGHNPFIIGLTCILVIALTLQLRLENTISIALVTVIAIMEYQGEDFFSFALLRFATIMIGIVAASLVNLVFMPPKYETKLYHRIVDNTEEIVKWIRMNSRQASDFTTLKTDIDRMKEKMIKLNHYYLLYKEERSYTKKVKFAKIRKLVLFRQMLATTSRALSTLKSLHRTENELRYMPEEFQESIQNELDSLTHYHEQVLLKFIGKAKKQQSVEMLDEVETGKQELIDIFMEYQNKDDEEAYKTWLHLFPLISSIINYSEEVEHLDLLVDSFYTYHKPEKELQIDDKKEDE, from the coding sequence ATGAAACTTGGTGCTCGCATTTTAAAAACGGGTATTGCCATCACGTTAGCTTTATTTGCTTGTATTTTACTTCAATTACCGAGTCCGGTATTTGCGGGAATTTCAGCTATCTTTGCTGTTCAACCGTCTGTATACCGTTCTTATTTAACAGCACTTGAACAAATTCAAGCAAATGTAATTGGTGCGATATTTGCTATCGCATTTGCTACTGCTTTTGGACATAATCCTTTTATTATTGGATTAACATGTATATTAGTAATTGCTCTTACACTGCAATTACGATTAGAAAACACAATATCAATTGCTTTAGTAACAGTTATCGCCATTATGGAGTATCAAGGCGAAGATTTCTTTAGTTTTGCCTTACTTCGCTTTGCAACGATTATGATTGGTATTGTTGCGGCTTCACTTGTAAATTTAGTATTTATGCCGCCCAAATATGAAACAAAACTTTATCATCGTATCGTTGATAATACAGAAGAAATTGTAAAATGGATTCGAATGAATAGCAGGCAAGCTTCTGATTTTACAACGCTAAAAACTGATATTGATCGTATGAAAGAAAAAATGATCAAACTAAACCATTACTATTTGCTGTATAAAGAAGAAAGAAGCTACACGAAAAAAGTAAAGTTCGCAAAAATTCGTAAGCTCGTTTTATTCAGACAAATGTTAGCGACAACAAGCCGTGCTTTAAGTACGTTAAAATCATTACACCGTACTGAAAATGAACTGCGCTATATGCCGGAAGAGTTTCAGGAATCTATCCAAAACGAACTTGACTCATTAACGCATTATCATGAACAAGTTTTATTAAAATTTATTGGTAAAGCAAAAAAACAACAATCAGTTGAAATGCTTGATGAAGTTGAAACAGGTAAACAAGAATTAATTGATATCTTTATGGAATATCAAAATAAGGACGATGAAGAAGCATATAAAACATGGTTACATCTCTTCCCTCTTATTTCTTCTATCATTAACTATAGTGAAGAAGTAGAGCATTTAGATTTACTTGTAGATAGCTTCTACACATACCATAAACCAGAAAAAGAACTCCAAATCGATGATAAAAAAGAAGACGAATAA